CTCGGCGTCGACCTCGAGGTGGGTGACCCCGTCGACCATCCCGGCGACGTCGCCGAGCACGCGGCGAGTGGCCCGGCACGGGGCACAGAAGGCCGACGAGAACTGCACGAGGGTGACCGGTGTGGCGGGGTCGACGCCGAGGTCCCGCAACGTCTGATCGCCAGCGGCATGGTCATCGGCGGCCAGCGTCGCCGGCCCGTTGTCGCTGGGCAGCGTGCCACCGTGCGAATCCGCGTCCATCTGACCGGTACCTCCGTCGGCGACGGTCCGCAGCCGACCGTCGCGGCGGTTATGCCACACGCCGAAGACGGTCGCCACGACAAGCACGGCGACGGCCACGACGATCCCGGTC
This genomic interval from Asanoa ferruginea contains the following:
- a CDS encoding thioredoxin family protein, coding for MGSAVTGIVVAVAVLVVATVFGVWHNRRDGRLRTVADGGTGQMDADSHGGTLPSDNGPATLAADDHAAGDQTLRDLGVDPATPVTLVQFSSAFCAPCRATRRVLGDVAGMVDGVTHLEVDAESHLDAVRALDIWRTPTTLVVANGRIVQRASGVPAKAQVLAAIAPMLENAAR